The genomic window TAAAATCAGTAACCATGATTTCCTCCAATATCGAATCCTTTCGCCAAGAGGCTTTAACCAAGCAGGAAAAAGACAAAAGTAAACCAACCCTGAAACTTTATGGCGCACCCTACACCTTACATGAACTCGGCGGATTGATAGAAACTGGGGAGAAACTAAAGCAGTCAGAATTTCCGCGATCGCAACTTTATCAAATTCGCAGCTTATTAGAGCGAGGTAAATCTACAACGATGCTAAATTATCGATATTTCCGGGTGCGATTACAACCGGAACAACAAAAACTATTGAAAGAATACTTTGAAGAAGCGTGGTGTAAAGCGATAACCAACGATGGCAATTTAGCCCCGTGGATGTTTGAGCGCAATAGCATGATTACAAATCTTATCGTGCTAATTTTATTGGAAAGGTTTACACCGGAACAGTTTCGATTACAGTATAATCTCTTGAATTTACTTAAAAAATCAACTTATTATACTATTTGGCGAGAACTCATAGAACTTTATCCCTTCATTGAAGTGCAACCCGAATCAGCCTCTCAGACAAGAACAATGATTAGTAACTCATGATTTATCTACAAGAATTACTATCTAATCCAGTTGAAACAATCTCCCTAACGGCTGTCATTGATACCGCTTTATGCGTGGGTGCGGGAGGTTCTTCGGGTTCTCTCGCCGATAAGCCAATTGTGCGTACTGCGGACAACAAACTTTTGATTCCTGCATCTCAACTTAAAGGGCGTTTGCGCCATGAATGTGAGAAAATATCACGGGGGTTAGGGTGGGCAATTTGTCAAGGCCCTAATCCTCAAATGATGTGTCCCCAACGTGCAGATTTTCCCGAAGACGAGGCGAGACGTTTTCAACGAGACGAGGATTATCGAGTACCAGGAGATCACCGATATCATTGTTTAATTTGTCAGATGTTTGGTAATCCCGCCTTACCTTCACGAGTCATCTTTGATGACTTAATTTGCCAAGAAGAACCAGAGAATCTTCCACCAGAAGTTCTCCGCCCAGGTGTGACGATTAATCGTCGTCGTCATACCGCCGAAGAGAAAAAACTCTACTTCTTAGAAACCTCACCTGCAAATGTTCAGCTTAAGTTTACTGGCGACATTCTCATTCAGCCTAATTCTCCTGCTTCTACCAAAGCCTTAATTTTAGCTGGGTTACACCATATTAATGCTTTGGGCGGTTCTAAATCAGTAGGATTGGGATGGTTGAGGTGGGAAATTCAGGGGTTGTCAGTAGATGAAAAGGATTGGCAAACCCTGTTACCTGGAGAGATAAAATGAAACAGATTCAACTAACCATTACCGCCTTGTCACCTCTAGCCATTGGGCGGAAAAAACCAGGGGGTTCAGTGAGTGAAGCGGGAGACTATATTCCCGGTTCAGTAATTCGGGGGGCGATTGCTTCCCAGATGATTCAACAGTCTAATCTGGAACATCCTGATTTAACAGCAACTAATAACGATTTTAAGGACTTATTTCTCCGGGACAATGCGGCAATTTTCCGGAATGGCTATCCCGCCCCCACAGATAGTAATGAAGAGATTAAGGTGTTACCTGCTACTGCCTTAAGTTCTAAGACTAATCCTGGATTTAAGCCAAAAGGTTACGGCGTTTTTGATACTCTAATTGATCGC from Coleofasciculus chthonoplastes PCC 7420 includes these protein-coding regions:
- a CDS encoding RAMP superfamily CRISPR-associated protein, whose amino-acid sequence is MIYLQELLSNPVETISLTAVIDTALCVGAGGSSGSLADKPIVRTADNKLLIPASQLKGRLRHECEKISRGLGWAICQGPNPQMMCPQRADFPEDEARRFQRDEDYRVPGDHRYHCLICQMFGNPALPSRVIFDDLICQEEPENLPPEVLRPGVTINRRRHTAEEKKLYFLETSPANVQLKFTGDILIQPNSPASTKALILAGLHHINALGGSKSVGLGWLRWEIQGLSVDEKDWQTLLPGEIK